In Sphingobacteriaceae bacterium, the genomic window GTACGACATTCACGATCTGGCTGAGCACGCCTCCTTCGAAGAAGTTGTCTACCTTCTTTGGTACGGCAAGCTTCCCACCCGGTCGGAGCTGGAGGCCCTTTCCAATGAGCTGAAGGCCAACCGGCAGCTGCCCGATGAGATCTGGCAGATGATGCGGCTTATCCCCCGCACGGCCAAGCCCATGGAAGTTCTCCGCACCCTGACTTCTGCTATGTCCGCCTTTGATACCAGCGAGTACAAGGATCAAACCACCCGGGAGGCCAACCTGCATCAGGCCATCCGCTTGACGGCCTCCATGGCCACCATCGTGGCGGGCTACGAGCGGATGCGCAAGGGCTTGGAGCCGGTGGCTCCCGATCCCGAACTGAACCATGCCGCCAACTTCCTGTACATGGTGAAGGGCGAACGGCCCGATGACCTGGAAGCCCGGGCCTTCGACATGGTCCTGGTGCTCCACGCCGACCACGAGTTCAACGCTTCCACCTTTGCCGCCCGCGTGACGGCGGCCACCCTGTCGGACATGTATTCGGCCATCACCTCGGCCATCGGCGCCCTGAAGGGGCCCCTCCACGGCGGCGCCAACGAGCAGGTGCTGCGCACCCTGAAGGCGATCGGTGAAGTGGACAAGGCCCGGCAGTGGGTCATCGACGCCTTGGGCCGCCGGGAGCGGATCATGGGCTTCGGCCACCGGGTCTACAAGACCATGGATCCCCGCGCCATCCACCTGAAGAAGATGTCCCAGGAGCTGGGCCAGCGGGCCGGCGACACCAAGTGGTACGAGATGTCCGAAGTTATGGAGAAAGTGGTCCACGACGAAAAGGGCCTGTATCCCAACGTGGACTTCTACGCCGCCAGCGTGTACCATTCCCTCGGCTTGGAGAGCGACGTCTTCACGCCCATCTTCGCCGTCA contains:
- a CDS encoding citrate synthase, whose protein sequence is MSETPVKAGLEGVIAGNSSISWVDGQKGRLIYRGYDIHDLAEHASFEEVVYLLWYGKLPTRSELEALSNELKANRQLPDEIWQMMRLIPRTAKPMEVLRTLTSAMSAFDTSEYKDQTTREANLHQAIRLTASMATIVAGYERMRKGLEPVAPDPELNHAANFLYMVKGERPDDLEARAFDMVLVLHADHEFNASTFAARVTAATLSDMYSAITSAIGALKGPLHGGANEQVLRTLKAIGEVDKARQWVIDALGRRERIMGFGHRVYKTMDPRAIHLKKMSQELGQRAGDTKWYEMSEVMEKVVHDEKGLYPNVDFYAASVYHSLGLESDVFTPIFAVSRVAGWTAHVLEQHGDNRLIRPRSNYVGDDNMPWVPLDQRG